The genome window GAGGATGCGCGAATGGAATTCCGTCCCTATCATAGTTATCTCGGCCAGGGAGCAGGAAAGAGACAAGGTGAGGGCGCTTGACCTGGGAGCGGACGATTATTTGACTAAACCCTTTGGCGCCGGTGAATTGCTTGCCCGCATCAGGGTGGCGTTGCGCAATATGGTGATGAGGAAGGCTGATCGACAACAGCCTAGCTTTATTTCCGGCAACCTAGAGGTGGATTTTCTAAAGCGCCGGGTCTTTCTGGATGGGAAAGACGTGCACCTTACCCCGATCGAATACAAGTTGCTTGCCACCTTGGTCCGCAATGCAGGAAAAGTGCTCACTCACAGTCAGTTGTTAAAAGAGGTATGGGGGCCCCTTTATATCCATCAGACCCAATACCTGAGGGTCTATATGGCCCAGCTCCGTCATAAACTTGAGACCGATCCTGCACGGCCAAGATTTCTTATCAACGAACCAGGGGTTGGATATAGGTTTAAGATCGCGGACAGCGAAGGCGGATGCGATTGATTCATTTATTGATCTATTTTTTATTTACAAAATAGACGTCTTGTTATAAAATCTGAAATCAACGTCATTTTATAAAATAAGGTGTCATGTATATTTTATATGGGTCTCAAGGGCAAAGTGATGATGGATATAAGGCCTACCCGTAGGGAAAGGGAAAGGTTGGCTCAACGTCAAGAGATGCTTATCGCTGCCCTGGAGCTTTTCTCCGAGAAGGGTTATCACAACGTCT of Dissulfurimicrobium hydrothermale contains these proteins:
- a CDS encoding response regulator, with product MTSGDKEQILLIEDEPQMLRFLKIILQGHGYRLAEATSGEDGLTQVAVRNPDVVLLDLGLPDMDGLSVIQRMREWNSVPIIVISAREQERDKVRALDLGADDYLTKPFGAGELLARIRVALRNMVMRKADRQQPSFISGNLEVDFLKRRVFLDGKDVHLTPIEYKLLATLVRNAGKVLTHSQLLKEVWGPLYIHQTQYLRVYMAQLRHKLETDPARPRFLINEPGVGYRFKIADSEGGCD